The proteins below come from a single Oscillatoria sp. FACHB-1407 genomic window:
- a CDS encoding ShlB/FhaC/HecB family hemolysin secretion/activation protein, translated as MVSIYDDWESLVVAIAFKQFAFLLQPLWIVLLIFQIQLPLLAQDGEPNYSTQIDNGSESLPTTTGTARDLETDLTAESPIQPALPAANQPENECLRSIEVPESLRAEEGELFIREIRVDSIRRNTVLANEIDQIREAYRGLILTPEVLSSLQDAITLCYIQNGYITSWAEVHPSSEEGSVMVEITEGQVQLQIEPIETPDFNFSSIEADAWHNTFRSHIEQQLSDAIAPPVNTIQLENALRLLESDSRFSKIEPVLSQSGTPGISLLTIRYQENEFGLNIDFNNYSPPSTGAERVDSNFRLNNAIRDGDQLVISTQFDPLNFSTVGGANFVGLGYRIPLDRDNTALQLRVETNQNAIIQDEFREFDLRASSELFEVSFRHALHRSYNEELGLSLGFSYQNGQTFVFNNRPQPFGIGPDENGVSRTSALTLGLDYLHRDSSGRWLSQAQCQFGLGIFDATDNPEPTPDGQFVSCLGQVQRVQRIGGRNFLIFQGDVQLTPNSLLPSQQFALGGGTSLRGYRENARSADNGIRFSVENRFTVDRNRDLQPVLQLAPFVDVGYVWNNADNPNRLPDQNFLGSVGLGVLWQPFPNLNLRVDYALPFVDVSDRGDNLQDNGLHFSVNYRL; from the coding sequence TTGGTCAGCATTTACGATGATTGGGAGTCCTTGGTAGTGGCGATCGCGTTCAAACAATTTGCGTTTCTCCTGCAGCCCTTGTGGATTGTGCTGCTGATATTTCAAATTCAATTACCACTCTTGGCACAAGATGGAGAGCCTAATTACAGTACCCAAATTGATAATGGCTCGGAAAGTCTTCCTACAACAACAGGGACAGCCAGAGATTTAGAGACAGATCTCACCGCAGAATCTCCTATTCAGCCTGCGTTGCCTGCTGCTAATCAACCTGAAAACGAATGCTTACGCTCTATCGAAGTACCCGAAAGCCTTCGGGCTGAGGAAGGTGAACTATTTATTCGTGAGATCAGGGTTGACAGTATTAGGAGAAATACAGTCCTGGCTAATGAAATCGATCAAATTCGAGAGGCTTATCGAGGACTAATTCTGACACCTGAAGTTTTGAGTAGTCTTCAAGATGCCATCACCCTCTGTTACATCCAAAATGGCTACATTACTTCATGGGCAGAGGTTCATCCCTCTTCTGAAGAGGGGTCAGTTATGGTTGAAATTACTGAGGGACAAGTTCAACTTCAAATTGAACCCATTGAAACGCCCGATTTTAACTTTAGTAGCATAGAAGCAGATGCATGGCACAACACTTTTAGATCTCATATTGAACAACAACTTTCAGATGCGATCGCACCACCAGTCAATACAATTCAACTTGAAAATGCATTGAGACTTCTAGAAAGCGATTCTCGTTTTTCAAAAATTGAACCTGTTCTCTCACAGAGCGGTACACCCGGTATCAGTCTGTTAACTATTCGGTATCAAGAAAATGAGTTTGGGCTTAACATTGATTTCAACAATTACTCCCCTCCCAGCACAGGGGCAGAACGAGTTGATAGCAATTTTCGATTAAACAATGCGATTCGTGATGGAGATCAACTAGTAATCTCTACTCAGTTTGATCCACTCAATTTTTCAACAGTCGGTGGGGCTAACTTCGTTGGGTTGGGATATCGCATTCCCCTCGATCGTGACAACACCGCCTTACAATTGCGTGTCGAGACAAATCAGAATGCAATTATTCAGGATGAGTTTAGAGAATTTGATCTAAGAGCATCTTCGGAATTATTTGAAGTTAGTTTTCGTCATGCACTTCATCGCTCATATAACGAAGAGTTAGGATTATCACTTGGATTTTCCTATCAGAACGGGCAGACATTTGTCTTCAATAATCGCCCTCAACCGTTTGGTATTGGTCCCGATGAAAACGGGGTCAGCCGTACCAGTGCCTTAACGCTAGGTCTAGACTACTTGCATCGTGACAGCTCAGGACGATGGTTGTCTCAAGCACAATGCCAATTTGGGTTAGGAATTTTTGATGCTACAGATAATCCAGAACCAACCCCTGACGGGCAATTTGTTAGTTGCTTAGGGCAAGTACAGCGAGTTCAACGAATTGGAGGACGTAACTTTTTAATCTTTCAAGGAGATGTACAGTTAACACCGAATAGCCTTCTGCCCTCCCAACAGTTTGCTCTAGGGGGAGGCACCTCATTACGAGGCTATCGTGAGAACGCGCGATCGGCTGATAATGGGATTCGCTTTTCAGTCGAAAATCGTTTTACTGTAGACCGTAATCGTGATCTTCAACCTGTACTGCAACTTGCCCCATTTGTAGATGTGGGCTATGTCTGGAACAATGCTGACAATCCCAATCGCCTACCCGACCAAAACTTTTTAGGAAGTGTAGGGTTAGGAGTCCTTTGGCAACCATTTCCAAATCTTAACTTGAGAGTTGATTATGCTTTGCCGTTTGTTGATGTAAGCGATCGAGGTGACAATTTGCAGGATAACGGATTGCACTTTAGCGTGAACTACAGGCTATAA